In the Numida meleagris isolate 19003 breed g44 Domestic line chromosome 5, NumMel1.0, whole genome shotgun sequence genome, one interval contains:
- the TTC30B gene encoding tetratricopeptide repeat protein 30B, with protein sequence MEAAPVPDGQYTAAVYGLIRGGRCGEAAALLSRELQRSSRSRGGLSLLGYCYYQLQDFAAAAECYEQLVALHPELDAYRLYLAQALYKAGLYAEALRAASPLLDRPAYQGRALRLQAAVHYAQGDLAAAKSMVEEALAADGGPGAAEDPSERADAEINLGCLLYRQGRHEEASGKFAGAMQVLGYCPELSYNMALCCYATKQYAPALKHISDIIERGIHQHPELSVGMTTEGIDVRSVGNTLLLHRTALVEAFNLKAAIEYQLHNLKAAQEALTDMPPRAEEELDPVTLHNQALINMDTQPTEGFEKLQFLLLQNPCPPETFGNLLLLYCKHQYYDLAADVLAENAHLTYKLLTPYLYNFLDAVITCQTAPEEAFHKLDDAAGMLTEQLRKLTKQIQEARQNWDDEAVKKAVNEYDETLDKYIPVLMVQAKIYWDMKNYTMVEKIFRKSVEFCNEHEVWKLNVAHVLFMQENKYKEAINFYEPIVKKHYDNILNVSAIVLANLCVSYILTSQNEDAEELMRKIEKGEEQSSYDDPDKSIYHLCIVNLVIGTLYCVKGNYDFGISRVIKSLEPYNKKLSTDTWYYAKRCFLSLLENMSKHMVMLRDSVIQDCVQFLKQCEVYGRNIPAVIEQPLEENRMHSGKNTVTYEARHLRALMYKIVGWTA encoded by the coding sequence ATGGAGGCCGCGCCGGTCCCCGACGGTCAGTACACGGCCGCGGTGTACGGGCTGATCCGCGGCGGGCGCTgcggggaggcggcggcgctGCTGAGCCGcgagctgcagaggagcagccgCTCGCGGGGCGGCCTCTCGCTGCTGGGCTACTGCTACTACCAGCTGCAGGACTTCGCGGCGGCGGCCGAGTGCTACGAGCAGCTGGTGGCCCTGCACCCCGAGCTCGACGCGTACCGCCTGTACCTGGCGCAGGCCCTCTACAAGGCCGGGCTGTACGCCGAGGCGCTGCGGGCCGCCAGCCCGCTGCTGGACCGGCCCGCCTACCAGGGCCGGGCCCTGCGCCTCCAGGCCGCCGTCCACTACGCGCAGGGCGACCTGGCGGCGGCCAAGAGCATGGTGGAGGAGGCGCTGGCCGCGGACGGCGGCCCCGGGGCGGCCGAGGACCCCTCAGAGCGGGCCGACGCCGAGATCAACTTGGGGTGCCTGCTGTACCGGCAGGGGCGGCACGAGGAGGCCAGCGGGAAGTTTGCGGGCGCCATGCAGGTGCTGGGCTACTGCCCCGAGCTGTCCTACAACATGGCGCTGTGCTGCTACGCCACCAAGCAGTACGCTCCTGCCCTCAAGCACATCTCCGATATAATCGAGCGCGGCATTCACCAGCACCCCGAGCTCAGCGTGGGCATGACCACCGAGGGCATCGACGTGCGCAGTGTGGGTAACACCCTGCTCCTGCACCGCACGGCCCTGGTGGAGGCCTTCAACCTGAAGGCTGCCATCGAGTACCAGCTGCACAACCTGAAGGCGGCCCAGGAGGCGCTCACCGATATGCCGCCGAGGGCCGAGGAGGAGCTGGACCCAGTCACGCTACACAACCAAGCGCTAATAAACATGGACACTCAGCCCACCGAGGGCTTtgagaaactgcagtttcttctgctgcagaaccCCTGCCCACCAGAAACCTTTGGAAACTTGCTGCTCCTCTACTGCAAGCATCAGTACTACGACTTGGCAGCTGATGTGCTGGCGGAGAATGCCCATCTAACCTACAAACTGCTCACACCTTACTTGTACAACTTCTTGGATGCTGTTATTACTTGTCAGACTGCCCCCGAGGAGGCTTTCCACAAGCTGGATGACGCAGCGGGGATGCTGActgagcagctgaggaagctcACAAAGCAGATACAAGAAGCTAGGCAAAACTGGGATGATGAAGCTGTAAAAAAGGCTGTTAATGAGTACGATGAGACTCTGGATAAATATATACCTGTCTTGATGGTCCAGGCTAAGATTTACTGGGACATGAAGAACTACACAATGGTAGAAAAGATTTTCCGCAAATCAGTGGAGTTCTGTAATGAACACGAGGTTTGGAAGCTTAACGTGGCTCACGTGCTTTTCATGCAAGAAAACAAGTACAAAGAGGCTATTAACTTCTATGAGCCGATAGTTAAAAAGCACTATGATAACATTCTCAATGTTAGTGCTATCGTGTTAGCTAATCTCTGCGTTTCCTACATCCTGACAAGCCAGAATGAAGATGCAGAGGAACTGATGAGGAAGATTGAGAAGGGAGAAGAGCAATCGTCCTACGATGATCCTGATAAAAGTATCTACCATCTTTGTATTGTCAATCTAGTCATTGGTACCCTTTACTGTGTGAAAGGAAACTACGACTTTGGTATTTCGAGGGTCATTAAAAGCCTGGAGCCATATAACAAAAAACTAAGCACTGATACATGGTATTATGCCAAAAGATGTTTCCTGTCCTTGCTAGAGAACATGTCCAAGCACATGGTCATGCTACGTGACAGTGTCATTCAAGACTGTGTCCAATTTCTGAAGCAATGTGAAGTGTATGGAAGAAACATCCCAGCTGTCATTGAGCAACCCCTCGAGGAGAACAGGATGCACAGTGGGAAAAATACGGTTACATACGAAGCCAGGCATTTGAGGGCACTGATGTATAAAATTGTGGGATGGACTGCATGA